CGACAAAATATATCTTCCGGCTTTGGCAGATGGCGCAGCCAATCTTTATGCACGTTTTAATCCAACCGTTGGAACAATCCGTTCTTGGGATTTTGCTTGGTTACACTATCCCGTAATCATCGATAATATGATGAATTTAGAATATTTATATTGGAGTGCTAACCAATTTAACAAACCCGAATATACAAATGCAGCCAGCACACATGCCTTAACCACTATAAAAAATCATTTCAGAAAAGATTATAGTTCGTACCATTTGGTCGATTATGATGCCAAAACAGGAAAAGTCATTCGTAAAGGAACACATCAGGGCGTTACAGATGATTCAGCCTGGGCTCGCGGACAGGCATGGGGATTGTATGGCTATACAATGTGTTATGCCAATACCAAAAATGCAAAGTTTTTACAACAGGCAGAAAATATCGCCGCTTTTATCATGAACCACCCAAGAATGCCAAAAGATAAAGTTCCTGTTTGGGATTTTGATGTTCACAATGCTATGGATACCGAAGTATTGGCGCCAAGAGATGCGTCGGCTGCTGCGGTTATTGCCTCAGCTTTATTAGATTTAAGCACTCAGGTTAAAGATGGAAAAAAATATGCCGATTATGCCGAAGATATTTTAAAATCATTATCATCTGATGCTTACTTGGCCAAACCGGGCGAGAATAGTTATTTTCTTTTAAAACACAGCGTTGGTGCTTTTTTATATAATTCAGAAATCGATACACCACTTGATTATGCTGATTATTATTATCTGGAAGCTTTAAAAAGATACGCTTCAATCAAAAAAATTGAAATTTAAATACCTCTTTCAATCCATTTGATAAAAATAATACCATAATAAAGATTTTAAGAGGCTATTTTTGATATTCAAAACATCAATTAAATAGCTTCTTGTTTATTGTAAAAAAGTACAATTATTAGAATTAAAATAAGATGATAAATTTAAAAACAATAATGGCTTTGTTTCTTCTGTTCATGACATTTTGCTTTAGCAATGCGCAGGAAACCGCTATAAACAAAGAAAGTTTTGATGCTATAAACCTGACTTATCCAGGTTTGGAAAAAGTAAATCAGCTTTATAATGCGACAAAATACAATGAAGCCGCAGAGGCCTTACTAACCTATTATCGCAATCGCAAAAAAATTAAAAATCCTGATTTTAATGTAGGTGACGAAGCGAGATTTAGAGGAAAAGATATCGGAAAAGCCAATCAGGAAAAAGCCGATAATGCTTTACTGCACTTATTTAAACCTCAAAAAGGCTATGGCTTTTTCGATTACGGAAAAGAAATCAATTGGGATTACTGGCCGGTAAAAGACAATGAAGTGCGCTGGCAGTTACACCGCGTAACCTGGTGGCCGTCTATGGGAATGGCTTACCGAAGCAGCGGTGACGAAAAATATGCCAGAGAATGGATTTTTCAATTCCGCGATTGGGAAAAGAAAAATTATTTGGGACGTTCTGCCGAAAACGATCAAATCGCATGGCGTCCGCTAGAAGTATCAGAACGCATACAAAGCTTTCCGGGAATCTTCAATTTATTTGTAGTTTCGCCCAATTTCACTCCTGCTTTTTTAATGGAATTTTTAAACAGTTTAAGCAAACAAACTGATTATATTCCTAAACATTACAGCAAAGAAGGAAACCATTTATTGTTTGAGGCACAGCGTGTTTTGGGCGCAGGAGCTTCGTTTCCAGAACTAAAACAAGCTGAGGAATGGCGTAAAAGTGGCATCGAAATCTTAAACAGAGAAATAAAACTGCAGGTATTTGAAGATGGCGTACAGTGGGAACTCTCTCCTACTTACCATGTAGCTTGTATCGAAATCTTTCTTAAAGCTTACAATTCGGCAAAAATGGCCGGAGTAGAAAAAGAATTTCCGGATACGTACATACAAACGATTGAAAAAATGATTGTGGCTACAGCCAATATATCATTTCCTGATTATAACAATCCAATGTTTGGCGATTCGTGGCCAATTGAAAAAAATGCCCGAATAAAGCAGTTTGCAGGCTGGTCGAAACTATTTCCGGATAACGGACTTATCAAATATTTTGCAACAGATGGCGTAGACGGAAAATTACCTAATTTATCAAATGCGTTACCAAATGGTGGTTTTTATACTTTTAGAAACGGTTGGAACGATAAATCAACTGTGATGATTGTAAAAGCCGGACCTCCTGCCGAATTTCATGCACAGCCGGATAACGGAACTTTTGAACTTTGGGTAAACGGACGCAACTTTATGCCCGATACCGGATGTTATTTATACAGCGGTGATGCCGAAGTGACCAAAATGAGAAACTGGTTCCGTCAAACCAGAGTTCACAATACTTTGACCTTGAATAATGAAAACATGATCATTACCAAAGCCAAACAAAACAAATGGAAGACCAGTAAAAATCTTGATATTTTAACTTATACAAACCCAAGTTATACTGATTTAGAACATCAGCGCAGTATTTTATTTATAAACGAAAAATATTTTCTAATTATAGATAAAGTAATTGGAAAAGCAACCGGAAATTTAGGTGTTCATTTTCAATTAAAAGAAGACAGCAAACCAGTTTATAACACAACTAATAACAGCGTTTACACTACTTACGAGGATGGAAATAACCTTTTAATTCAATCTTTAAATACAGATAAAATCGTTTTAAAAGAAGAAGAAGGAAAAGTATCTTACGTTTATGCAAAAGAAATAGCAAGAC
The sequence above is drawn from the Flavobacterium sp. N2038 genome and encodes:
- a CDS encoding glycoside hydrolase family 88 protein, giving the protein MKKTFNLFLVLSTITFSTFAKPVQNDDPSLLWFKKTTEVIHFQLNKAAQTYKPGKNPRSVNPDGTVRLAGLTDWTTGFFPGSLWYGYELTGDKTLANEAKNFTLALDSIRNIKNTHDVGFMLYCSYGNAYRITGDKIYLPALADGAANLYARFNPTVGTIRSWDFAWLHYPVIIDNMMNLEYLYWSANQFNKPEYTNAASTHALTTIKNHFRKDYSSYHLVDYDAKTGKVIRKGTHQGVTDDSAWARGQAWGLYGYTMCYANTKNAKFLQQAENIAAFIMNHPRMPKDKVPVWDFDVHNAMDTEVLAPRDASAAAVIASALLDLSTQVKDGKKYADYAEDILKSLSSDAYLAKPGENSYFLLKHSVGAFLYNSEIDTPLDYADYYYLEALKRYASIKKIEI
- the hepC gene encoding heparin-sulfate lyase HepC, which produces MINLKTIMALFLLFMTFCFSNAQETAINKESFDAINLTYPGLEKVNQLYNATKYNEAAEALLTYYRNRKKIKNPDFNVGDEARFRGKDIGKANQEKADNALLHLFKPQKGYGFFDYGKEINWDYWPVKDNEVRWQLHRVTWWPSMGMAYRSSGDEKYAREWIFQFRDWEKKNYLGRSAENDQIAWRPLEVSERIQSFPGIFNLFVVSPNFTPAFLMEFLNSLSKQTDYIPKHYSKEGNHLLFEAQRVLGAGASFPELKQAEEWRKSGIEILNREIKLQVFEDGVQWELSPTYHVACIEIFLKAYNSAKMAGVEKEFPDTYIQTIEKMIVATANISFPDYNNPMFGDSWPIEKNARIKQFAGWSKLFPDNGLIKYFATDGVDGKLPNLSNALPNGGFYTFRNGWNDKSTVMIVKAGPPAEFHAQPDNGTFELWVNGRNFMPDTGCYLYSGDAEVTKMRNWFRQTRVHNTLTLNNENMIITKAKQNKWKTSKNLDILTYTNPSYTDLEHQRSILFINEKYFLIIDKVIGKATGNLGVHFQLKEDSKPVYNTTNNSVYTTYEDGNNLLIQSLNTDKIVLKEEEGKVSYVYAKEIARPAFVFEKSKNDTAIQQFISIVYPYNGNKTPQISLQPNAGNDFEKGNINLTITIDGKKSEIKTTLQ